Proteins encoded by one window of Chanos chanos chromosome 7, fChaCha1.1, whole genome shotgun sequence:
- the LOC115816253 gene encoding glycoprotein hormone beta-5-like: MCPRVYFMTSLTFWFLIAGVTASVVVSALHSFRGCAVREFSFVAQKPGCRSLRVQTEACWGRCHTWERPVVGPPYIQRHHRVCTYSRMRYVTVRLPGCRANVSPLYHYPQALQCECTVCSTNHTECETL; encoded by the exons ATGTGTCCCCGTGTCTACTTCATGACCTCTTTGACCTTCTGGTTCCTGATCGCCGGGGTGACCGCGTCCGTCGTCGTGTCGGCCCTGCACAGTTTCCGCGGTTGCGCAGTACGGGAGTTCTCTTTCGTGGCACAGAAGCCAGGCTGCAGGAGCCTGCGCGTGCAGACAGAGGCGTGCTGGGGTCGCTGTCACACCTGGGAG AGACCTGTGGTGGGGCCACCGTATATCCAGAGGCACCACCGCGTCTGTACCTACAGCCGGATGCGTTACGTGACTGTCCGTCTGCCGGGTTGCCGTGCCAACGTATCCCCCCTGTACCATTATCCTCAGGCTCTCCAGTGTGAATGCACCGTCTGCTCCACCAACCATACTGAATGTGAGACCCTTTga
- the gpha2 gene encoding glycoprotein hormone alpha-2 gives MASQGDNWNAFAAPPTPELERTSASRGQDTTSMSRCVIPGFLVWVLPMLFLLVLVLTPSGLSSEGPIPGCHLYPFNVTIRSDRKGTCHGTHVVYACVGYCESSAFPSRYSVLVASNFTHNITSVSRCCTISKDAKVKVRLTCPRRHHHEEIEILTARACRCDMCRKSRY, from the exons ATGGCGTCCCAAGGCGATAATTGGAACGCCTTTGCCGCCCCTCCAACGCCGGAGCTGGAAAGAACGAGTGCAAGTCGAGGTCAG GACACCACATCCATGTCTCGCTGTGTGATCCCAGGGTTTTTGGTGTGGGTCCTGCCAATGTTGTTCCTgctggttctggttctgactCCATCCGGCTTAAGCTCCGAGGGACCTATTCCGGGCTGTCACCTCTAcc cATTTAATGTGACCATCCGCAGTGACAGAAAGGGGACATGTCATGGAACCCATGTGGTTTACGCCTGTGTGGGTTACTGCGAGTCTAGCGCCTTCCCCTCTCGTTACTCAGTCCTGGTGGCCTCCAATTTCACTCACAACATCACTTCTGTTTCTCGCTGCTGCACCATCAGCAAGGATGCAAAG GTCAAAGTTCGTCTGACCTGCCCTCGACGGCATCACCATGAAGAAATTGAGATTTTAACAGCACGCGCCTGTCGGTGTGACATGTGTCGCAAGTCTCGATATTGA